One genomic segment of Hydra vulgaris chromosome 14, alternate assembly HydraT2T_AEP includes these proteins:
- the LOC136090819 gene encoding 52 kDa repressor of the inhibitor of the protein kinase-like has translation MSQTKIKFYFEAKHQDSSLLLDNIKRKPMEVSTQPPLSLSKFSKITCCESFSLPSNNYDIGYLVSNYTSYSKVAKTLSNSELQHLVKSVFVPCKTYSFPKNLNGRSFQFMWMEKFPWLTYSKIFDGAFCLPCVLFGCNFPSECSLVKRLFSKPFDRWNEASRYFQIHAFGKTNDRSVCRNKSLHVKTAEVLFSMSSIWSCKTESIDITSQKIVQSQISKNRQLLQPIIETIILCGRLGFSLRGHRDDSEFHPENGEFSNHTVGNFIELLHFRVKAGDKVLEDHLKYHQRNASYISKTSQNQLVRCCGEVITDTIVAEIKNSKYFSIIADEASNSSNKEQLSLVIRFVVSKFNIREEFISFLHCTNGVTGEGLFDILLKSISDFSLDIMNCRGQSYDGAGAMAGHTKGFSSRILNLNEKASFVHCYSHRLNLAICASCNVQYVKNLLTHVKEVSYFFNLSPTRQQKLEEHIESTVPSAVKKKLKAVCRTSWVEKVNGLDTFQELFIPLVSCLEEMSLNVSKSFNNSTSLSASSLLKLITGFDFIVAMCITRNVLDLTLPITRMLQSKSNDIYDALNLIQALKDVVSSLRNVVDQHHQMCYEQALKIAQNINVAETKPRTSFISKNRDNTPSESISDYFKFVITIPLLDHLSVELDTRFDDTTLKCYKALVLVPRKMISVVQCSRDTSWKDSIISFSDFYGTDLPNLLALSGELDLWEAFWLNFKGDIPSNISETLKAINFPGFENIKVCLKLLATFPLTSCECERSFSSLRRLKNYMRSTMVQDRLNGLALMNIHTEIVIDIKKVIDKFATINRRLTFK, from the coding sequence ATGTCGcagactaaaataaaattttatttcgagGCCAAACATCAAGATAGTAGTCTTTTATTGGATAATATAAAAAGGAAACCAATGGAAGTCTCTACTCAACCACcattatcattatcaaaatttagtaaaattacaTGTTGTGAATCATTTTCTTTACCGTCCAATAATTATGATATTGGTTATTTGGTTTCTAACTATACTAGTTATTCAAAAGTTGCAAAAACCTTAAGTAATTCTGAACTTCAACATTTAGTTAAATCTGTTTTTGTACCTTGCAAAACATATTCTTTTCCTAAAAATCTGAATGGGCGAAGTTTTCAATTTATGTGGATGGAAAAATTTCCATGGCTCACATATTCGAAAATATTTGATGGAGCCTTCTGTTTGCCATGTGTACTTTTTGGGTGCAATTTTCCATCTGAATGTAGTTTAGTCAAAAGATTATTTAGTAAGCCTTTTGATCGCTGGAATGAAGCTTCTCGTTACTTTCAGATACATGCATTTGGCAAAACCAATGATAGGTCTGTCTGCAGAAATAAAAGCTTACATGTAAAAACTgctgaagttttattttcaatgtcgTCCATTTGGTCTTGTAAAACAGAATCAATAGATATTACATCTCAAAAAATAGTTCAATCACAGATTTCTAAAAACCGACAGTTATTACAACCTATTATTGAAACAATTATTCTCTGTGGACGTCTTGGTTTTTCTTTACGAGGCCATAGAGATGATTCGGAGTTTCATCCTGAAAATGGTGAGTTTTCTAATCATACTGtaggtaattttattgaattgttaCATTTTCGTGTTAAAGCTGGTGATAAAGTTCTTGAAGATCATCTTAAATATCATCAACGAAATGCATCTTATATATCTAAGACATCACAAAATCAGTTAGTAAGGTGTTGTGGAGAAGTTATTACTGACACAATAGTagcagaaattaaaaattctaaatatttttctattattgctGATGAAGCTTCTAACAGTTCAAATAAAGAACAGCTATCATTAGTTATACGATTTGTTGTTTCGAAGTTTAATATAAGAGAAgaatttatcagttttttacATTGCACAAATGGTGTTACTGGTGAAggattatttgatattttgttaaaaagtatttcagATTTTTCTTTAGATATCATGAATTGCCGAGGACAGTCATATGATGGTGCTGGAGCAATGGCTGGTCATACCAAAGGATTTTCCTCTCgcattttaaatctaaatgaaaAAGCTTCATTTGTTCATTGCTATAGCCATAGGCTAAATTTAGCTATTTGTGCCTCGTGCAACGTACAATATGTTAAGAATCTTCTGACACATGTTAAAGAagtatcatatttttttaatctttcaccTACGAGACAACAAAAGTTAGAGGAGCATATCGAAAGTACTGTTCCATCggctgttaaaaaaaagttaaaggctGTTTGCAGGACAAGTTGGGTGGAAAAAGTAAATGGATTAGACACTTTTCAAGAACTTTTTATTCCTTTGGTCTCTTGTCTTGAAGAGATGTCTTTAAATGTCAGTAAGAGTTTTAATAACTCAACATCTTTAAGTGCATCGTCTCTTCTGAAACTAATTAcaggttttgattttattgttgctATGTGCATAACAAGAAATGTGCTTGACTTAACTCTTCCCATAACGCGAATGTTGCAGTCAAAGAGTAATGATATTTATGATGCTTTAAATCTTATTCAGGCGTTGAAAGATGTTGTATCTTCACTTAGAAATGTAGTTGATCAGCACCATCAAATGTGTTATgaacaggctttaaaaattgcacaaaataTTAATGTAGCCGAAACAAAGCCAAGAACTTCCTTTATTTCCAAAAACAGAGATAATACACCTTCTGAAtctatttctgattattttaagtttgttatcACGATTCCTTTGTTAGACCATCTCAGTGTTGAACTAGACACAAGGTTTGATGATACTAccttaaaatgttataaagcaCTTGTGCTAGTTCCTAGAAAAATGATTTCAGTAGTGCAATGTTCTCGTGACACCAGTTGGAAAGACTCCATCATATCTTTCAGTGACTTTTATGGAACAGATTTACCGAATCTGCTTGCTTTGTCTGGTGAGCTTGATTTATGGGAAGCCTTCTGGTTAAATTTTAAAGGAGATATCCCTTCTAATATTTCTGAGACTTTAAAAGCGATAAATTTTCCtggttttgaaaacataaaagtttgtCTAAAGTTACTTGCTACCTTTCCATTAACTTCATGTGAGTGTGAGCGGTCATTTTCTTCGCTTCGGCGCCTAAAAAATTACATGCGAAGCACCATGGTTCAGGACCGCCTAAATGGTTTAGCATTAATGAATATTCATACAGAGATagttatagatataaaaaaagtcattgataAGTTTGCTACTATTAATCGTagattaacttttaaataa